Genomic DNA from Oryzomonas sagensis:
CCGTTCTGGTGCAGGTAATCGTGCAGCAGCGCCGCCAGTTTCTCTTCGTCTTCTACAATCAGTATCTTGCCATTCATCAGCATCTCCCCGTCAACGGTAGTTCTATTCTGATCCAGATTCCCCCAAGCGATGAGGGGTGGGCGGTAATGGTCCCTGCGTGGGCCTCGACGATATTGCGGCAGATGGCCAGGCCGAGTCCGGCGCCCCCGGCGGCCCGGTTGCGGGAGGCCTCCACCCGGTAGAGCCGTTCGAACAGCCGTTCAAGGTCGCCGGGCGGTACGCCGGGGGCCGAATCCTCGATGTCGATGGCGGCCAATTTTGACTGGTACGTCAGGCGGACGGCGATCGTGCCGCCCGGATCGGTATATTTCAGGGCATTGTCGAAGATATTGACGAAAAGCTGGCGCATGCGCTCGGGATCGCCGAACACCACGTCCGTTCCCTCCCCAAGGATCGTGGCGGCCACGGTAATCTCCCGGGCGGCGAACTGGGGGCGGTAGGTGGCGAGCACCCCCGTCAGCAGGGCGTCCAGCTCCAGCTCCACTTTGCGGTAGGTCAAGGCGCCCACATCGGAGAGGGAGAGTTGGTAGAGGTCGTTCACCAGGTGTTCCAGGCGCAGCACCTCCCCGTGGAGGGAGTCGATGGCGTCCGGGTTTGTCGGGCGGATCCCGTCCTGGATCGCCTCGATTTCGCCCCGCAGGATGGCCAGGGGGGTGCGCAGTTCGTGGGAGATATCGGCGACCCACTGGCGCCGTGTCTGATCGTTTTTTTCCAGGGTCAGGGCCAGGGAATTGAACCCCCGGGCAAGCTGACCCAGTTCGTCCGTCGATGTTATGGGTACCCGGGTGGTGTACTCTCCGGACGCAAGCCGCTCGGTGGCCGCGGCCAGGGCCTTGATCGGCCGGACCAGGCGGTTGGCCAGGGGAAGGGCGAACCCTGCGGCCAGGAGCACGATGGTTCCGGCGATCAGGCTCAGAGCGGATTGGACATCCTTGAGAAAGCGGCGCTGGAAGTCGTCCGTGAGCCGTTTGTGGGGCAGGAGTCCCAGGTAGCCCACGGTCCTGTTGCGGTATTGGAGCGGCTTGAGAGTGGTGTCCGCCGGGATCTCCGCCGGAGCGAATACCGGCTGTTTGTTCCCGTCCAGCAGGAGGAACATCCTGCCGATCTCCCGGGGCGGGTGGCCCATGGGTGGGGGGAGGAGGGGCCGCGGCTCCCGGTCATGCTCCCCGGGCCGGGGGCCTCCCTGGGGCTGCTCCTCGGGGGGCCTGGGGTGACCTTGGGGGAATGTTTCCGCAATGAGCCGGAGCCACTGCTCCGGTTCGTTCTTCAGGTAATCCCAGCCACCCTGGGCGGCATAGCCCGACTCCAGCCGCACCGCCAGCCGCGCGAACTGGGTCTGCTCAACGTTGTGCAGGTAGCGCCGAAACCCATGTTCCACGCTCCACTGCATGATGAAGAACGTGCTGAGTACGGTCAGGATGGCGGCCGCCAGGATCACCAGGAACAGGCGGTAGGTGATGCGGATCTTCATCGACCAAAATCCCCTTGTCATCGTTACGGCGGTCCCGCGGACCGACCATAAACAGAATAGGCGATTATTATCACAAACCGTGGGCGAGGACCATCTTCAGAATTGTCTGTCCGCTTTTTTCATAATTGTTACATATTTCAACCATATTGGCTTGCTAGCCTTTTCCCATGGTAACGAGTGCTTTTTAACGGCGGATCGACGGTTGCGCCGATGGCGTTGGCGGAACAGTACAAGTCGCGGAAAGGAGTGAAGTATGGGAATACGCGGTATGAAACGGCTAGGCGCCCTGCTCGTGGCGGGCGTCATGGTTTCGGCCCCGGCATGGGCCAGTGTGGGGCCTACCCCGGGCGAGCGCCGGGAGCCCCCCCAGGCGGCATTCGATGCCTGCAAGGACAAAAGCGAAGGGGCCGCTGTGGAGATCGTCACCCCCAACGGTGGCACGATCAAGGCGACCTGCAGAAAGTTTGCGGATCAGTTGGTGGCGGTCCCGGAAGACGCACCGCCTCCTCAGCCTCGGAACTGAACGGCAATGACGACAACCAACGAATGGCAGGAACAGGCGAGGGGAGAATCCTTATGAAACGGCAGATCATGGTGTGCGTCCTGCTGGCGGCAACGGCACTAGGCACCAATGGCGGCTGGGCCAGGGCGACGGGCGAAAGCGGACACGGGGGGATGGATGAGCGGGGCATGGGGGGGCCGGGGATGATGCCGCCTCCGTCCGAGGAGATGGTCGCCCACATGGCGCAGCGGCTCAAGCTGACCAGCGACCAGCAGAAGAAGGTCAAGGCGCTGTTTGCGGCAGAACGGGAAAAAACGGCGCCGCTGATGCAGAAAATGGCGGAATATCACAAGCAGCTGCGCGATGCCTCCCGTGCCGCAACGTTCGATGAAGCGGCCATCCGTGCCATTGCAACAAAGAAGGCCCAGGCCGAGGTCGAGCTGCTCGTTTCGTTCGAGCGGACGCGCAGCCAGGTCAATGCCCTGTTGACCCCGGAACAGCGGGCCCTTGCCGACAAATGCCCACCACCGCCTCCCCACCGCGGCCATGGGCCTGAGGGGAGGTGCGGCTGTGGACACGGGCCGGAGCACATGCCGCCGCCACCCTGCGATGACGGCCCCGGCAAGGACGGTGACCGGATGCCGGGACCCGGTCCCGGCCCTGGCGAGGGACAGAGATAGGTGACGTGGGGATGGCCGCCACGAGGAGGCTGTCCCCATAATCCTCTACGAACAGAAGTGCGGGAGGCTGCGATGGTATTACCTTATCTTCGAGAACAGGTGCGGGAAACATGCCCGGTCAAGCTTGACATCCTGGGCATGGCCGTCACGGAAATAGACCATGTCTCCGCCCTGCGCAGCGGGATGGAATTGGTGGCCGGGATCATCGTCATGGCGGTCAGGTGGGGCGGCGCAGCCGACCTGGCCGGGGTGGCGACCGGCGACATCATCTCCGAGGTAGACGGAAAACCTACCAGAACCATCAAAGACCTGAAGGATACCCTGGCCGCCCACGAGGCCCAGACACCGATCAGGTTGCTGTTCCGGCGCGTCGGCGCGTGGCGATATCTCGCCCTGCCGTACGAAGAAGAGAGCCTTGGAAGAGAGGGAGGCTCCTGTTGCTGCTGAACCCGCTATACATCGAGGCGCTCGCTTCGTTGACTTGCCTCCTCAACGGATCGGGTGCCGTGCTTTCTCACCCGTTTATGCACCCCCGACGATTTCCACATCTTTTCACGGCAAGTGCAATAATCTCTTGACTCTTTTACCTGATAATTTAAAACAAACGTCGAGGTGCGGCTCCATGCCCTCGGCGAGGCCATGAATGGGGGAGGCCTCCCACCCCTTGGACGACCTCGAGGCGTTTGCGGATCATGTGGTGAAATTTTCCCTGGCCCGGATGGCAGCCACTCGCGGCCAGGCATAGAAATGGATCGATTCAATGACAAAGTTAGCGCGTAAACGAATCATCATCGCCCTGGGCATCGTCGTGCTCCTCGCGGGGGGCGGTTTTGGGGTCAGGCATTTTTTCTTCGCCAAGCCCAAGGTCACCTATGTCACGGCAAGCGCAGCCAGGATGGACATCGAGGAAAGTGTCCTGGCCAGCGGCATCCTGAAGGCCTTCAAGACGGTCGCGGTCGGCGCCCAGGTGTCCGGGCAGTTGAAGACGTTGCACGTGGCCCTGGGGGACAGGGTCAAGAAGGGGCAGTTGGTGGCAGAGATCGATTCGGTGACCCAGTTGAACTCCCTCAAGGACGCGGAGGCCCAGGTGGAGAACCTGCGCGCCCAGAAGCGCTCCTCCCAGGCGCTCCTGAAGCAGTACACCCTGGCCTGGCAGCGCCAGAGCCAGATGGCGTCCCAGGACGCCGCCTCCCATGCGGACCTGGAAAGCGCCCAGGCATCGCTCGACAGTACGCGTCATACCATCGCCTCCCTGGATGCCCAGATCAAGAAGGCGATCATTGCCGTGGATACGGCCAAGGCCAACCTGGGGTACACCCAGATCAGCGCTCCCATGGACGGGACCGTCATCTCCATCGATACGGACGAAGGGCAGACCGTGGTCTCCACCCAGTCGGCCACCACCATCATCACCCTGGCCACCCTGGATACCATTACCGTCAAGGCCAAGATCTCGGAAGCGGACGTCATGCGGGTCAAACCGGGCCTGACGACCTATTTCACCCTGCTGGGGGATGCGGACACGAAATACTACAGTAAATTGCGGGCCATAGAGCCGGGGCCGGTTTCCAGCAGCACCAGCAGCACCACCAGTAGCAGCAGTTCCAGCAGCAGTTCGGCGGTCTATTACTACGGCCTGTTCGAAGTTCCCAACCCGGCCAACAAGCTGCGGGTCTCCATGACCGCACAGGTGTCCATCGTACTGAATGAGGCGAAACACGCCCTCTGCATCCCCTCTTCGGCCCTGGGGGACAAGCTGAAGGACGGCCGCTATACGGTGCGGGTCCTGAGAAACGATGTGCCCGAGAGCCGTACCATCCGGGTGGGCATCAATAACAGCGTCTACGCACAGGTGCTGGAGGGATTACGGGAGGGGGACAAGGTCGTGGTGGGGGACAGCACTACCGTGCCGGCGACCACCACCAGCCAGCACCCCGGGCCGCCGCCGGGGGGGAGGCGCTGAGCATGGACCGGCCATTGCTCGAACTCACCGGCCTGGGACGCCGGTTCGTCACCGGCGGGCAGGAGATCCCGGTGCTGAAGGGGATCAACCTCGCCATCCATGCGGGCGAGATGGTCGCCATCGTCGGCGCCTCCGGCTCGGGAAAGTCCACCCTGATGAATATCCTGGGCTGCCTGGACCGCCCCAGCGAGGGGAGCTATACGGTCAACGGCCAGGAGACCGGCGCCCTGTCCGGCGATGAGCTGGCCAAGCTGCGCCGGGAATACTTCGGCTTCATCTTCCAGCGCTATCATCTCATGCCGCACCTGAGCGCGACCCAGAATACCGAGATTCCGGCGGTCTATTCCGGGGTCAAGAAGGCCCCGCGCCGGGCCCGAGCCCATGAACTGCTGGCCCGCCTCGGTCTCGAGGACCGCTGGGACCACCGCCCCAACCAGCTCTCGGGCGGCCAACAGCAGCGGGTGAGTATCGCCCGGGCGCTCATGAACGGGGGCGACGTCATCCTGGCCGACGAGCCGACCGGTGCCCTGGACAGCAAAAGCGGCCAGGAGATGATGAACATCCTCCACGAACTGCACGGCCGGGGCCACACCATCATCCTGGTCACCCACGACATGCAGGTGGCGGGCAACGCCGAGCGCATCATCGAGATCAGCGACGGCGAGATCATCCGGGACCAGCCCAACCCGAAGGCACCGGCAAAGGATAAGGCCACCCTGCCGGAGAAACCCCTTGGGGAGGAGCCGGGCAACCCGCTCCAGGCCCATTGGGGGCGGTTCGCCGAGGCGTTCAAGATGGCCCTCATC
This window encodes:
- a CDS encoding ATP-binding protein, whose product is MKIRITYRLFLVILAAAILTVLSTFFIMQWSVEHGFRRYLHNVEQTQFARLAVRLESGYAAQGGWDYLKNEPEQWLRLIAETFPQGHPRPPEEQPQGGPRPGEHDREPRPLLPPPMGHPPREIGRMFLLLDGNKQPVFAPAEIPADTTLKPLQYRNRTVGYLGLLPHKRLTDDFQRRFLKDVQSALSLIAGTIVLLAAGFALPLANRLVRPIKALAAATERLASGEYTTRVPITSTDELGQLARGFNSLALTLEKNDQTRRQWVADISHELRTPLAILRGEIEAIQDGIRPTNPDAIDSLHGEVLRLEHLVNDLYQLSLSDVGALTYRKVELELDALLTGVLATYRPQFAAREITVAATILGEGTDVVFGDPERMRQLFVNIFDNALKYTDPGGTIAVRLTYQSKLAAIDIEDSAPGVPPGDLERLFERLYRVEASRNRAAGGAGLGLAICRNIVEAHAGTITAHPSSLGGIWIRIELPLTGRC
- a CDS encoding Spy/CpxP family protein refolding chaperone, whose translation is MKRQIMVCVLLAATALGTNGGWARATGESGHGGMDERGMGGPGMMPPPSEEMVAHMAQRLKLTSDQQKKVKALFAAEREKTAPLMQKMAEYHKQLRDASRAATFDEAAIRAIATKKAQAEVELLVSFERTRSQVNALLTPEQRALADKCPPPPPHRGHGPEGRCGCGHGPEHMPPPPCDDGPGKDGDRMPGPGPGPGEGQR
- a CDS encoding PDZ domain-containing protein: MVLPYLREQVRETCPVKLDILGMAVTEIDHVSALRSGMELVAGIIVMAVRWGGAADLAGVATGDIISEVDGKPTRTIKDLKDTLAAHEAQTPIRLLFRRVGAWRYLALPYEEESLGREGGSCCC
- the macA gene encoding macrolide transporter subunit MacA, giving the protein MTKLARKRIIIALGIVVLLAGGGFGVRHFFFAKPKVTYVTASAARMDIEESVLASGILKAFKTVAVGAQVSGQLKTLHVALGDRVKKGQLVAEIDSVTQLNSLKDAEAQVENLRAQKRSSQALLKQYTLAWQRQSQMASQDAASHADLESAQASLDSTRHTIASLDAQIKKAIIAVDTAKANLGYTQISAPMDGTVISIDTDEGQTVVSTQSATTIITLATLDTITVKAKISEADVMRVKPGLTTYFTLLGDADTKYYSKLRAIEPGPVSSSTSSTTSSSSSSSSSAVYYYGLFEVPNPANKLRVSMTAQVSIVLNEAKHALCIPSSALGDKLKDGRYTVRVLRNDVPESRTIRVGINNSVYAQVLEGLREGDKVVVGDSTTVPATTTSQHPGPPPGGRR